GCGCCCGCCTCGACTTCGGCGGCCAGATACCGGTGGGGCCAGTCGACGATCACGTCGTCGGCGGTGGGAAACCTTGCCGCCGTGGTGAACACCGCGCGGGCGTCGCACACCGAGACCCGGTAACCCAGGAAGGAGCCCTGCGCCGCGACGGCCGCGGCGAAGTCGATCGCACCGAAGACCAGCATGCGCGGCCGCGGCGCACAGCTGGACACGAACACCTCCATGCCCTCACCGCGGCGCTGCCCGTCGGGGCCGTAGGTGAGCACCTCGCTGCGCCCAGCCGCGAGCAGTCCACGCGCGTCGTCGGTCACCGCGGCATCGGCGCGCGCCGATCCCAGCGATCCGTCGACATCGTGCGCGCGGACGATGAGTCGATGCCCGACCCACTCCGGGTCGGGATGGGCGATCACCGTGGCCACCGCGACCGGCACGTGCGCTTCGATGTCCGCGGCGACCTGCTCCAGCTGCGGAAAGCTGTTCTGCGACACCGCTTCCACGAAGATGTCCAGGATGCCTCCACAGGTCAGCCCGACCGCGAACGCGTCGTCGTCACTGACGCCGTAGCGCTGCAGGACGGGCCCGTCACCCGCGGCCACCTCGGTGGCCAACTCGTACACCGCACCCTCGACGCAGCCGCCGGACACCGAACCCGTGACCGTCCCGTCCGGAGCCACCAGCATGGCCGCGCCCGCGGGTCGCGGCGCGGACCGGAATGTCCGCACCACAGTGCCGACGCCCGCGGTGCCACCCGAGCGCCAGACTGCTAAGAGGTCGCTCAGCACGTCACGCACGATGCCATCTAACCGCAGCGCGCGGCGTCACTCGCGACCAGCCTCCAGCGCACGGATCAGGCTCGCGGCGTCCCAGGGCCCCTGGTGACGACGGCCGTTGACGAAGAACGTCGGCACCGAGTTGAGGTCCATCACCTCGGCGTCCTGCGCGTCGTCCTCGACGGGATGGCGCACGCGCGGAGACCGCAGGTCCTCGTCGAACGTCCGGATGTCGCAGCCGACGCTGTCGGCGTAGCGGTAGA
The DNA window shown above is from Mycolicibacterium confluentis and carries:
- a CDS encoding XdhC family protein, giving the protein MRDVLSDLLAVWRSGGTAGVGTVVRTFRSAPRPAGAAMLVAPDGTVTGSVSGGCVEGAVYELATEVAAGDGPVLQRYGVSDDDAFAVGLTCGGILDIFVEAVSQNSFPQLEQVAADIEAHVPVAVATVIAHPDPEWVGHRLIVRAHDVDGSLGSARADAAVTDDARGLLAAGRSEVLTYGPDGQRRGEGMEVFVSSCAPRPRMLVFGAIDFAAAVAAQGSFLGYRVSVCDARAVFTTAARFPTADDVIVDWPHRYLAAEVEAGAVDSRTVICVLTHDPKFDVPLLEVALRIPDLAYIGAMGSRRTHEDRVQRLREAGLSDVELSRLCSPIGLDLGGRTPEETAVSIAAEVIARRWGGDGRPLAETAGRIHHDDT